One Leptospiraceae bacterium genomic region harbors:
- a CDS encoding RimK family protein: MNPKTESVSRYIVLIERHKDWKNSFPNIPVITVDEYLSGNYNTAFQKVRFINLCRSYKYLSKGYYSSLLAEARKEKIIPSVETIRDLSNKSIYTHNAETIDESLPRKFPGANENLGVTGFQIYIFFGITDISELKEAARLIYDGFRFPLLKVEFRYDKSWKLNAIKPLTINAIPPEKEELFIEALVSYTHKKWQSPRTKNVARYDLAILHNPQEKLPPSNKQALRNFIRVGKKLNIDVELIQKKDYTRLAEYDALFIRETTAIEHYTYLFARKAQNEGMIVIDDPNSIRLCTNKVFLAEILQRNKIATPKTLILLKDDIEYLESQLGYPVVLKIPEGAFSLGVFKATNREEAQSIMDKLFKESDIILVQEYLYTEFDWRVGVLNNEPLFVSKYFMSKSHWQIYNHSASGKDKTGEASSIAIQDVPKEVLKLALSATKLIGDGLYGVDLKQNEKGVYVIEINDNPNIDAGVEDILLKDEIYLRIMKEFAKRIESKGLNSKT, from the coding sequence GTGAATCCCAAGACCGAATCAGTATCAAGGTATATTGTTCTTATCGAAAGGCATAAAGACTGGAAAAATTCTTTCCCAAATATCCCGGTTATAACGGTAGATGAGTATCTATCCGGTAACTACAATACTGCATTTCAAAAAGTACGTTTTATTAATTTATGTAGAAGTTATAAGTATTTAAGTAAAGGCTACTATTCTTCTCTTTTAGCAGAAGCCCGAAAAGAGAAAATTATACCTTCGGTAGAAACAATTCGGGATTTAAGTAATAAATCTATTTATACCCATAATGCTGAAACCATAGATGAATCTTTACCTAGAAAGTTTCCGGGTGCAAATGAAAATCTCGGAGTAACCGGTTTTCAAATTTACATTTTCTTTGGAATTACGGATATAAGTGAATTAAAAGAAGCTGCCCGGTTAATTTATGATGGTTTTCGCTTTCCTCTTTTAAAGGTAGAGTTTCGTTACGATAAATCCTGGAAATTAAACGCAATAAAACCTCTCACAATTAATGCAATTCCTCCGGAAAAAGAAGAGCTTTTTATCGAAGCTCTGGTAAGTTATACGCATAAGAAGTGGCAATCTCCGAGAACTAAAAATGTAGCGAGATATGATCTGGCCATTTTACATAATCCTCAAGAAAAACTTCCTCCTTCTAATAAACAGGCATTAAGAAATTTTATCCGTGTTGGAAAGAAACTGAATATAGATGTTGAGTTAATTCAGAAAAAGGATTATACACGTTTAGCTGAATACGACGCACTTTTTATTCGGGAAACAACAGCTATCGAACACTATACCTATCTTTTTGCCCGGAAAGCCCAAAACGAAGGGATGATAGTGATTGATGATCCAAACTCTATAAGGCTTTGTACAAATAAAGTATTTTTAGCTGAAATTTTACAGAGAAATAAAATAGCAACACCCAAGACGCTTATATTATTGAAAGATGATATAGAATATTTGGAGAGTCAACTCGGATACCCGGTGGTTTTGAAGATCCCGGAGGGAGCTTTTTCTTTAGGAGTATTCAAGGCAACGAATCGAGAAGAAGCTCAGTCCATTATGGATAAGCTATTTAAAGAGTCTGATATTATTCTGGTTCAGGAGTATTTATATACCGAATTTGATTGGAGAGTGGGAGTTTTAAACAATGAACCACTTTTTGTATCCAAATATTTCATGTCAAAATCTCACTGGCAGATTTATAATCACAGTGCAAGTGGTAAAGATAAAACCGGTGAAGCAAGCAGTATAGCGATTCAGGATGTGCCTAAAGAAGTTTTAAAATTGGCCTTATCAGCTACAAAATTAATTGGAGACGGATTATACGGTGTAGATCTAAAACAAAATGAAAAAGGAGTTTATGTGATTG
- the rimI gene encoding ribosomal protein S18-alanine N-acetyltransferase, giving the protein MLRIAGPGDLDSLVEVENKAFPSDRFTRRNFRYLLSKGNTLTFVFEEDKKVLAYGMLLFHSGTSLARLYSIAVVPEAQGKGIAKEMLKNLEAEARERDCISMRLEVRKDNAKAIEVYEKNGYKKFGSILEYYEDGMEALRYEKLLVPQLEQELVKVPYYEQTLDFTCGPASIMMAMNTIEPNLKLDRSLELKIWRESTTVFMTSGHGGCGPYGLALAAYRRGFDVEIYLKEKEPMFLDSVRNLEKKEVMKLVQEDFMEEIQKLPILVEYHTLSLEDIIQKFNEGGIPVVLISSYRIYREKFPHWVVITGYDDKYIYSHDPFVDYEKHKSPTDSINMPILKKEFQKMASYGKTGQKASIIIKKRGNNL; this is encoded by the coding sequence ATGTTACGGATAGCAGGACCCGGAGATCTGGACTCGCTTGTGGAGGTGGAAAATAAAGCATTTCCTTCGGATAGGTTTACTCGAAGGAATTTTCGATATTTATTGAGTAAGGGAAATACGCTTACCTTTGTTTTTGAGGAAGATAAAAAGGTTTTAGCTTATGGAATGCTTTTATTTCACTCGGGCACTTCCCTTGCCAGACTGTATTCTATAGCCGTAGTACCCGAAGCACAGGGGAAAGGTATAGCAAAGGAGATGCTGAAGAATCTGGAAGCAGAAGCCAGGGAGCGGGATTGCATCAGTATGAGGCTTGAGGTTCGAAAAGACAACGCTAAGGCAATTGAAGTTTACGAGAAAAACGGCTACAAAAAGTTTGGTAGTATTTTAGAATATTACGAAGATGGGATGGAAGCTTTACGCTATGAAAAGTTATTGGTTCCCCAGCTTGAACAGGAACTTGTAAAAGTTCCGTATTATGAGCAAACCCTTGATTTTACCTGTGGACCTGCATCCATTATGATGGCTATGAACACCATTGAGCCGAATCTGAAACTGGATAGAAGTCTTGAGTTGAAAATTTGGCGAGAATCTACCACTGTTTTCATGACATCAGGTCACGGTGGTTGTGGTCCTTACGGTCTGGCTCTCGCGGCATACAGAAGGGGTTTTGATGTTGAAATATACTTGAAAGAAAAAGAACCCATGTTTTTAGATTCTGTACGTAACTTGGAGAAGAAGGAAGTTATGAAATTGGTCCAGGAGGATTTCATGGAAGAAATCCAAAAACTCCCTATATTAGTAGAGTATCATACTTTAAGTCTGGAGGACATTATCCAGAAGTTTAACGAGGGCGGAATACCTGTAGTTTTAATAAGTTCCTATAGAATTTATCGTGAAAAATTTCCCCACTGGGTTGTAATTACAGGATATGATGACAAGTATATATACTCACACGATCCCTTTGTAGATTACGAGAAACACAAATCACCGACAGACTCAATCAATATGCCCATACTAAAAAAAGAGTTCCAGAAAATGGCATCCTATGGTAAAACAGGACAGAAAGCATCTATCATTATTAAAAAGAGAGGAAATAATTTGTGA
- a CDS encoding YjbQ family protein, giving the protein MSLLQKSITLKPRPRGFHLVTQDILSAFPEIRTVKVGILFLLLQHTSASLSLNENADSSVRRDFEKFFNEQVPNKAYFEHNYEGEDDMPAHIKSSIMGVQLHIPITEGRLNLGTWQGIYLCEHRDRAGARTIIATLLQ; this is encoded by the coding sequence ATGAGTCTTCTACAAAAATCAATTACCCTGAAGCCAAGGCCGAGAGGTTTTCATCTGGTAACACAGGATATATTGTCTGCTTTTCCGGAAATTCGAACTGTAAAAGTCGGTATTTTATTTTTACTTCTTCAGCATACCAGTGCTTCTCTCTCCCTTAATGAGAATGCTGATAGTTCGGTTCGTCGTGACTTTGAGAAGTTTTTCAATGAACAGGTTCCGAATAAGGCGTATTTTGAGCATAATTATGAGGGAGAGGATGATATGCCTGCCCATATCAAAAGTTCAATTATGGGCGTGCAGTTGCATATTCCGATAACGGAAGGACGATTGAACCTTGGAACCTGGCAGGGAATCTATCTCTGCGAACACAGAGACCGGGCTGGAGCCAGGACGATTATTGCTACTCTATTGCAATAG